The Bacillus sp. Marseille-Q1617 genome has a segment encoding these proteins:
- a CDS encoding ASCH domain-containing protein: MNKQELPPKTCTIDRLVTKEEDVELVLQGKKTATRRNGRYADVGEIMELKGNKYIVDKVYSQSLGELTDEHAQQEGFQTVEEYKETILSYHPGMPWHPKMRVWVHEFSAVNE, translated from the coding sequence ATGAATAAGCAGGAATTACCGCCTAAAACATGTACCATCGACCGCCTCGTAACAAAAGAGGAAGACGTTGAACTGGTGCTGCAAGGTAAAAAGACAGCAACCCGAAGAAACGGACGTTATGCAGACGTTGGTGAAATCATGGAATTAAAGGGGAATAAGTACATAGTAGATAAAGTATATTCCCAGTCCCTTGGTGAATTGACCGATGAACATGCACAGCAGGAAGGCTTTCAAACTGTTGAAGAATATAAAGAAACGATCCTCTCTTATCATCCGGGAATGCCTTGGCATCCAAAAATGCGGGTATGGGTGCATGAATTCAGTGCCGTAAACGAATAG
- a CDS encoding DMT family transporter, translating to MSALKKWQTYLVLVFIMMVWGFNVPALKTLVTEFTPVTITALRIFTAGITVFIILGIMKKVRIPTRRESLFIIGGGLLNVVSHHYFLSVGLTQTTSTNGGLILGTGPLLTALLASILLRNRPTVIKVIGFILGGIGVSIIVLSGGEGIGNLNRGDGMVFISIFSQALSFIIISRAAKTLDPRLLTGYMLVFGSVILFMIGLMKEPGGLTHLGHASVGIWVLFFASAMLATAVGHMLYNHSIGKLGAAETSIFLNLNTFFSLIGAALFLGEKITSYHLLGLLFIILGVICGAGTLEELIQKRKRQRFYSKQHKHQM from the coding sequence TTGAGTGCATTGAAAAAATGGCAGACATACTTAGTGTTGGTATTCATCATGATGGTTTGGGGATTCAATGTCCCTGCTTTAAAGACGCTGGTAACAGAATTCACACCCGTGACGATTACAGCACTGCGCATCTTCACGGCAGGGATCACGGTATTTATCATTCTGGGAATCATGAAAAAAGTACGGATTCCTACAAGGCGCGAGAGCCTCTTTATCATTGGGGGCGGACTTTTGAATGTAGTCAGCCATCATTATTTTCTATCAGTGGGATTAACACAGACCACTTCCACCAATGGAGGTCTCATCCTCGGGACAGGGCCGCTGCTGACGGCACTGCTGGCTTCCATTCTTCTTAGAAATCGGCCGACTGTCATCAAGGTGATTGGATTCATACTTGGAGGAATCGGGGTTTCCATTATTGTATTATCAGGAGGGGAAGGAATCGGTAATCTGAATAGGGGCGACGGGATGGTGTTCATTTCCATCTTTTCGCAAGCGCTGAGCTTCATTATCATCAGCCGCGCAGCCAAGACGCTGGATCCCCGTTTATTAACAGGCTATATGCTTGTATTCGGATCAGTGATTTTGTTCATGATCGGCTTGATGAAGGAGCCCGGGGGACTTACCCATCTAGGCCATGCTTCCGTAGGGATCTGGGTGCTGTTTTTTGCTTCAGCGATGCTTGCGACTGCAGTCGGACATATGCTGTACAATCATTCGATCGGCAAGCTGGGAGCGGCCGAAACCTCAATCTTCCTTAATCTCAATACGTTCTTTTCATTAATAGGAGCTGCATTATTCCTGGGAGAAAAGATCACTTCCTATCATCTATTGGGACTTCTATTCATCATCCTCGGAGTCATTTGCGGTGCCGGAACCCTCGAAGAACTCATACAAAAGAGAAAAAGACAAAGATTTTATTCTAAACAACACAAGCATCAAATGTAA
- a CDS encoding FMN-dependent NADH-azoreductase gives MTKVLYITAHPHDDSMSYSMAAAKAFIDTYKEVNPDHEVIHIDLYKEHIPHIDADVFSGWGKLQSGKGFEELSPEEKQKVQRLNELSDQFTAGDKYVFVTPLWNFSFPPLMKAYIDSVAVAGKSFKYTAEGPVGLLTDKKALHIQARGGIYSEGPAASMEMGHRYLEIIMQFFGVPSFEGVFVEGHAANPDKADEIKANGIARAKDLAHTF, from the coding sequence ATGACAAAAGTATTATACATCACCGCTCATCCACATGATGACAGCATGTCCTACAGTATGGCGGCAGCGAAAGCTTTCATCGACACATATAAAGAAGTAAATCCAGATCATGAGGTGATACATATCGATTTATACAAGGAGCACATTCCTCATATCGATGCTGATGTGTTCAGCGGCTGGGGAAAGCTGCAGTCAGGAAAAGGATTTGAAGAATTATCCCCGGAAGAAAAACAGAAAGTGCAGCGTTTGAACGAGCTTTCCGATCAATTCACAGCAGGTGATAAATATGTATTTGTCACTCCTTTGTGGAATTTTTCTTTCCCGCCGCTCATGAAGGCATACATTGACTCGGTTGCGGTTGCGGGGAAAAGCTTCAAATATACTGCAGAGGGTCCTGTGGGACTCTTAACCGATAAAAAAGCTCTGCATATCCAAGCACGTGGCGGGATCTATTCTGAAGGACCAGCTGCATCGATGGAAATGGGCCACCGCTATCTGGAAATCATCATGCAATTTTTCGGTGTGCCGTCGTTTGAGGGGGTATTTGTGGAGGGACATGCAGCCAATCCCGATAAAGCGGATGAAATCAAAGCAAACGGAATTGCACGGGCAAAGGATTTGGCACATACATTCTAA